In Helianthus annuus cultivar XRQ/B chromosome 9, HanXRQr2.0-SUNRISE, whole genome shotgun sequence, the following are encoded in one genomic region:
- the LOC110875738 gene encoding vegetative cell wall protein gp1-like, producing MPLDVVSDDDIDLFEADPPEADYEGGAPIAANVILPIAEAPAEELPADSPVPDSFESVASTSLHTQGVQHHSSDADPDMALSAAPGPAHAFEYDHEVDDDFNPIFPPDFDPDQDIEFIHLDQPLEAPVAPVDPFFDIPADFDMDLVDPEPVMAPEPVVAPDPALEHDPVHDDAPAIAPLVDDIPIADHPVVAPPLVDGPVVDAPLPDPMPILFDRAPFAAHLDPGYADTHNGWIDDDDDYPPFVRPVTPPAAPISAPTDIPLFPPHTTDAYRTDLPITFLQDIPPPRPGEGSSRQPPVSAPPMLSSPFPFASQFPHVAPPAAPSFIPSSEPFLWTMPPIMRLSDPYHPYHAGHSTEDILTSLMIQQEALTRRI from the coding sequence ATGCCACTCGATGTCGTTTCTGACGACGACATTGATCTATTCGAGGCGGACCCACCTGAGGCTGactatgagggcggggcccctatTGCTGCTAACGTCATTCTACCCATTGCTGAGGCCCCTGCAGAGGAGCTTCCTGCTgattcacctgtcccagattcctttgagtctgtggcatctacGTCCTTACACactcagggagtgcagcaccactcTTCAGACGCCGACCCTGACATGGCATTGTCAGCTGCACCCGGTCCCGCACACGCCTTCGAGTATGACCACGAGGTTGACGATGACTTTAACCCTATCTTTCCCCCTGATTtcgatcctgaccaggatatcgaGTTCATTCACCTGGACCAGCCCTTAGAGGCTCCTGTAGCTCCTGTTGATCCTTTTTTTGATATTCCtgctgattttgatatggatcTTGTTGATCCTGAGCCCGTCATGGCCCCTGAGCCAGTCGTTGCTCCTGATCcggcattagagcatgaccctgttcatgatgATGCACCAGCCATTGCACCTCTTGTTGACGATATACCCATTGCTGATCATCCCGTTGTTGCTCCACCGTTGGTGGATGGTCCTGTTGTTGATGCTCCGTTACCTGATCCTATGCCGATACTGTTTGACCGCGCACCTTTTGCTGCTCATTTAGATCCAGGTTACGCCGACACCCACAACGGGTGgatcgatgacgatgacgattacccaccATTTGTGCGACCTGTCACTCCCCCAGCAGCACCTATTTCTGCACCCACAGATATCCCACTGTTTCCCCCACACACCACAGACGCTTATCGCACTGATCTTCCCATTACGTTcctccaggacataccgccacctcgtcctggagaggggtcatctaGGCAGCCGCCTGTTTCTGCTCCACCCATGTTGTCATCACCTTTTCCGTTTGCATCTCAGTTTCCCCATGTTGCACCACCTGCTGCACCATCTTTCATtccatcgagcgagccatttttATGGACTATGCCCCCTATCATGCGACTGtctgatccgtatcacccataccATGCTGGGCACTCTACGGAGGACATACTCACATCtttgatgatacagcaggaggcatTAACACGTCGTATAtag